The DNA segment AACCCAGAccccaaatttaaacataaagccATATTAGAAGCTTTATTAGCTAAGATCTTTGCTAGTGTTACTTCAATCAAAGCTGCTTACGCTGAACTTCAAATGGCACAAAACCCATACAACAATGATGCAATTCAAGCTGCTGATGAAGCCATTGTTGAACAACTCAGAGCATTATCAGAGCTAAAACGTAAGTTCTTAAAAAAAGAACTCGATCTTTCACCTCAAGTTACTTTAATGTTAGCTGAAATTCAAGAACAACAAAGCTTGATGCGTACTTATGAGATAACGATCAAGAAATTAGAATCTGATGTTGAAACAAAAGATTCAATGATCGTTTCATTTCATAAACAGTTCAAAGATTGTGTTGAAGTCAACAAATCTTTGGAAAAGAAATTAAACGCTAGTGGTCCTTTATATGTTTTTGATAATCTCAAGCTTTCGAGGTTGAATGTTAGTCATTTTATTCAAGTTTTACATAAAGCTTTGAGATCTGTTCGTAGTTTTGTGAAATTGATGGTGAAAGAAATGGAATTAGCTAATTGGGATCTTAATGAAGCTACTAAAGCAATTGAACCCAAAGCTATTTTCATTAAAGAAAGCCATAGGTGCTTTGCTTTTGAATCCTTTGTGTGTAAAACAATGTTACAGAGCTTTAATCTCTTCGATTATGGGGTTAACAAAGAGTTGAATCCGAAAAAACCCGACCCGGAACAATGTTTTATTGAATTCAAGAGGCTAAAATCGGTAAACCCGAGATCGATTTTAGCTTTAAACCCGAATTCACTTTTGGGGAAATTCATTAGAGCTAAGTATTTGGATTTGGTTCATGCTAAAATGGAGTGTTCCTTCTTTGGGAATTTGAATCAAAGGAAAATTGTTACGTCGGGTGGGTTTCCGGATTCGGGTTTTTTCACGGCGTTTGCCGAGATGGCGAAACGGTTTTGGATGTTACACCGGTTGGGTTTATCGATGGTTGAACCGGTTTCGGTCTTTGAAGTGAAGAGGAATTGCCGGTTCTCGGAGGTTTATATGGAGAACGTGAGTGAAGAATCGTTGTTTTCCGGCGAAATCAACGACGGAAACGTCGATATCAGGGTGGTTTTCACGGTGGTTCCCGGGTTCAAGATCGGAAAAACGGTGATACAAGCCCAAGTTTACTTGTCGCCGGTGATTACTCCGGTGAGTCGttgatcttttcccttttttatataattatcattGGATGAAAACATGTTAAATGCCAAGGTGTTATTATCCACACGCGCGTTTCTTACACGCTCCACCTAGGGGAGGTGGTCGGGAGGGGCTGGTTGCTATTTTCAAGTGGGGTTTTgatgttttcttttaaaaacttcTTTTAGTCTCCACTTGAGAGCGGCGCGTGTGGTAGCGCGTGGTTAGTAGCATACAAGGTACAGCTAGGATATTAGGGactaggtttttattttttaaagaaaatttcatgTAATGAAAAAAATCTgttgatatatattatataataatacaataaaaaGATAAATCTGGTAATTTGTATATTCTATAGTGTAATTTCATATTATTTgagttatatttatgtttaaagctttattatatatgtacattttgGTCTATTAATTATTcatgtaatataatatatatttttatttttattttttaataattgctttatagattttgatcatatctactctttttgacacaatacttagAATTACCTATAGCCGCTTCCCAAGCTTTAATGTACTTGAAGTCTTGAACCTACGTCTTCCTGCATCGATAGTAATCCCTCTATtgtttataactttataaaaaggaattatatatattttaattattttagttatattttGGATTAAACTAAGTAATCCAACAATTCTCTAAATAGGTCAATTTATGGTTTTGGTCCTTCTATTATTCTCTAATTTGAGGTTCAGTCTACACACTAATTTTACCCAATTTAATATTccacttttataatattattaattagttcaaatgGTTAATTCTGTTAACTAAACTAGTTAAGCTCGAGGCACTAAAACCTTGAGTGTCACCATAGGCGAAGTCAGGAAATTTTTTAGGAATGGTCgagattaagttatatatttttattacagtTAATGCAATTTCACTCTTACATtagcttatatttttatggttttcaaaaggattaaatcgaactTCTAGCATTTTGGGAGCCAAATTATAACTTtacaatatatataaacttaggattttataaattttgggattaaaaaaataatttctcatttTAGTGCCCTTTGCCCGTAAGTGTCGCAATGCTTATTTACGCATTTGTGGGTTATCTGTTTAGATTTTATTCTGGTTTTAAGTCCCTCTCTGTAAGTCCAAATATATATCAATTATCAACCCCATCTTTATGCATTCTAATGGTATGATTCCGGTTGTAATTATATGAATGGATTgcttaaattgtaattatgttTGTGCATTGTAATGATTGATTTTGAttgtagttatatatatatattacttgtaAATTGTACCTTAAAAGTAAGTAAAAAATctaattatgtcaaattaaatcataaatattaaactCCAAATTTGAGCTCGTAACTTATTCGAATTTAGTTCGAAAATAAGAATTCGAAATATCAAGCCTTATGTCCTAGGTTTAAGGGCTAGTTAGAGAAGGAGATAAAATAAATGAAGggttaaaatgaaaaaagaagaagggcTAATTACATAATTCTACCAAAAAAGTTTGATCTGTTGCAAAAATGAAGTGCTGCATTTGAATACACAAAGGAAAAAGCTTCAGTAAACATTTGTTCATTCATGTGATTTGCAAGTGTTAGTTAATATATTTCTATCGAGTCATAATTTTCTCCGCG comes from the Gossypium hirsutum isolate 1008001.06 chromosome A06, Gossypium_hirsutum_v2.1, whole genome shotgun sequence genome and includes:
- the LOC107960239 gene encoding protein GRAVITROPIC IN THE LIGHT 1, with the translated sequence MDPIGPKSMFTRSRSCNSTSSSINSNNNGGSHRSKLSRTFHKVINFRNSDNKHGMGACVFPSQHNFECYNPNPDPKFKHKAILEALLAKIFASVTSIKAAYAELQMAQNPYNNDAIQAADEAIVEQLRALSELKRKFLKKELDLSPQVTLMLAEIQEQQSLMRTYEITIKKLESDVETKDSMIVSFHKQFKDCVEVNKSLEKKLNASGPLYVFDNLKLSRLNVSHFIQVLHKALRSVRSFVKLMVKEMELANWDLNEATKAIEPKAIFIKESHRCFAFESFVCKTMLQSFNLFDYGVNKELNPKKPDPEQCFIEFKRLKSVNPRSILALNPNSLLGKFIRAKYLDLVHAKMECSFFGNLNQRKIVTSGGFPDSGFFTAFAEMAKRFWMLHRLGLSMVEPVSVFEVKRNCRFSEVYMENVSEESLFSGEINDGNVDIRVVFTVVPGFKIGKTVIQAQVYLSPVITPVSR